The segment aaggcccTGGGGGGGAGAGGCTAATTGGCAGGCTTCCCATGGACCCGGAAGCGGTAAATGCAGGTGTACTCAGGGTGACCCCAGTTGCTTAAGATCCGAAGTTCGACCACCTGGTATGGGGCTGTGTCATTGCCCTGTGGGAAGAGGaaactggggtcaggaaggctcgTGATCCCTTGGTGGACATCCTGACCCCAGAGCCCGTCCCCCCCAGGCCTTCTTCAGTGGCTGAATGTTATCCCTCAGGTTGCTATCAGAACCATGGGGTCCTGGCTCAAACTGCAGCTCCTAGCAAAGCCACAGCATCCCCATGGCTGGTGATCTAGCCTTCAAGAGCACCAGCCTCCCTGGGACACTGTGGGGCCAGCCCTCCATACCTGAAAGTGGAAGGTCTGAATGGACTCCCCAGCATTATCATAGGTAAAGTGCCCGAGGGCCACCCCTTCCGACTGTGAATCTTCATTTAGcccctacagagaaggaaaagcaaagggaagggatggatggatggatggatggatggatggatggatggatggatgggaggggGTTAGAGGAAAGGTCATGCTGTTAAGACATGAATCCAGATCTATCCAGGGaggcaaaggaaggggaggttgtggaggagaaggtggaagaggaggaggaagggggtgtaGGGGGGGATACATTGGGGAGAGTAAAGGGGAGAAAGCAAAAGCCACCATGATGTTTCCTTCTTTGGTCCCCTCACCTTCCAGCATCTCTCACTAACTCAGTAGACAGATCCTTTTCCCTCCAAGCCCCtggcctccttctctgcctcttcccctaaGCTGCTGAATGGCTTTGGGACACACAATTTAATTgtaggtgcctcagtttcttcatctatcaggaTTTAGGTCCTGAAGCATCCTGTTCCCCTACacgtttcttcttctcctctggctCCACTTTTTTCACCCACATCCTCCTTATGAGGACATTCCAACTCTGCCCTAAGGAGGTGACTGTAGGGAATGGTGCTCATCATCCCCACTCAGCTCCCCCATGGGACACCTGGCCATGGAGGCACCCATGTATAAAGGAGTTGTATAAAAGGACCCTGAGACAGCATTGAAATCTTGACTGCTGTCAGCTGTcctcttctggcttctctctaagaagagggggagcagggaaagggcTGGTTGTGGAGTCCAGAGACCAGCCTCAAtatcccagctgtaaaatgggcacatccttccattcctcacctcacaatgctgctgttaagaAATGGCTGTCAGGCATACGGGAATGGAGAGCTGCAAGGCTCAGATACTCACCAAGATGACAAAATCCTTGGGGGCGCTAGGGATGTTGCTGATGGGAGACAGGGCTTTGGGTACATGCTCCAAGGTGACAGCAGTGAGGTGGATGCGGGCAGATAATCGAACCACAGCAAAGCCCTGGGGGCCCCGGAATGCCCAGCAGTTGCCAGGGTAAACATCTGGCTGTGGGCAGAAGACAAGTCAGGTGACAAGTCAGGTGGGCAGCCAATGGAATAGATTTCCATTGTGTAATCCTCCCACCTTGAGAGCCCAGCCCCCAcagaaggtgggagatggcagAGAGCCAAGCTGGGGGCCCTTTGTTCTGTCATACCTGGAGGATGGCTCTTGGGGACTGGAAATAGTACCACAAGGGGATGCCAAACAGACTGAGAAGGGCCGTCTTGGTATCATAGGTCTCTGAGCAGCGGCTACTGATGATGCTGGcccctgaaagaacaagagggagagaagtgaggtggGGGCAGCTGAGGGCTGGCAGGACACAGAGGTAGTCCTGAAGATGAGGGGTCACTGCCAGGGCATCAGCCCTTCAACTGCCCCGTCCCATAAGGGGCATCATGAGTTTTTAATTCCTGCTGTCCCTTAATGGGCAACCATCATGTCCCCAGCCCTCTGGCTTTCTACAGGCTACCTACCTGAGGACTCCAGGGCATAATCCACTAGCCCAATGCGGTCTTCACTGTATCTCTTCAGGGCCTCATTCACAATCTGGTGCACATCCTAAAAGACAGGCATGGATGGACTCATGGGCCTAGCTGCCTGCAGAACTGGCCCAGCCCTTTCACCAGAGGGCCACGTGTGCTACCTGCTCTGCCAgggcttccccttccttccctggaggCTCCTCTCAGGGCAAACCCATGACCTCCGACAGGCAGACAGGGAATGGGGCAGGCCTCACCTCCTCTGTGACCCCAGTCACTCCTTCCTTGTGAAGGGTCAGCCTCAGGCTGGCAGCAGCTTCACTGGCAGATTTGACCTGCCCTTCTGCCACCTGAGTGAGGATTCTGTGCTCCAGGTCCCGAAGTTGGGCCTGTACCTCCTCCAGCTGAAGAAGCCCAGCCTTAGCGCCCTTGTCTCGAAGAAGGTACTGACTGATCCAGGCTGGGAACTGAGACTCCACCTAGAAACCACCAGAGACCATCCACAAAAcagtagaggtaaggaagaaagagggccgggacaggggacctggggagggggtgtctaGAAAGACTCTGAGAGCTCAGAGCCTATGCATGTCTTCCTGGTGCCAGGGAAGGGACGGTTGTGAACCAAGTGACTGGCATTTTCCCACTGCTTTCAGGTCTACcaaaaaagatctcattggaCCCCAGTGGACACCTTAGAGGGTTGGGTCTCCCTGGGCAGATGCTCAGGCAGCCCACCTTGGAGAGAGGGGCACATGTGGTCTAAGTGGTGGACTGGAGGACTCACATCACTGCGCAGGGCTGCCATCTTCTGTGGCCAAAGGTCTACTTCCTCTGCCGCTGCAGCCTGTCTCTGGCTCAGGGCTGCCAGTTCCTGTCTCAGGCCAGCCAGCTGGGCCTCCAGTGGACCCATAGCCTTTAATATGTTTTCCTGGAGGGCTTCTTGGGCCAAACTAGacagtgacaaaaggaaaagggaagggcagcCACTGGCTAGTGACACAGGATAGAGTCAAGCAGAACCACtatcaaagggaaagaacagaaccagagatctgggtgcaagtcttccctgacatttactccctgtgtgaccctgggcaagtcatttccctcccagGCCTCAGGACCCTCATCTGCTCTCTGAGGTCCTTACCAGCTGGGATTAATCCTATGGACATGCTAACCCAAGTATTCTGGCTCTACTGACACCCCCCCAGAGAATCTCAGTGGTGCTTTCTCTGGTCTAGTTTTctagccttccttccctcctcttctctttgccagttAGTTTGGGGCCTTACCTCTGCCATTCAGATTTTAGCTGGAGCACCCAGCTTTCCAGCTCCTGTAAGGAAGATGATGGCACAATGagactgatgaaaacaccaaaccACACTCTGGGGACTCATTGTCTCCTCTGGGTGGACCCTCTGTCTGCTAAGGAGGATCTGAGTCTCTGCAAACTGTTGGGCTCCAGAAATCTTGACCTTGAGTTTGGGCTAGACCTTTCAAAGACTGGACTCCTCTCTTATCATCCCACCAAGAGGAGGCATCTGACAGAGACCCCAACTCAGCTGAGATTAGGCATGAACCACTTTCCCTAGAGTGGTGAGGTCACTTCTCAGTCCCTGAAAAGAGTTTCAAACTCAGCTGTTGAGTTACAGTCTTCTCATTGACAATCTTATCCCTCCCTAGTCTTCATGCATGGATGTGCTCAGTACAGGAAAGGGGTTCCAGAAAGGAGCTACAGGAGGAGGCTTAGGTTGCTTTAGATCAGTAAGCTCTCTGCTTATCCTTCGGACAAGGGGATCCAGAGTCCTCAGACAGGAGCTCTCAGGGACAATGAGTCAATCGAATATGCTCCCATACAAGTATGGAATCTGGCCAGAAACCTGTAAGCAAGTGTTAGGTCTACTGACAGCAGCACCAACATTTCCAGCTACAAGTGACCTCCCCCAAGACgtctctgccccctctcccccccccccgcccccccttcattccccccccccccccccgccctccaTCCCCTGTGTCTCTGCCTCCAGAAGCGTCAGAGCTTCTGGATTACCTGGGATGCCTGAGAAATCTTCTTTAGAACATTATCCAAATCTTGCCGATGTTCTGCCCTGAGGGTGGTGAGTGCTTCCTGGAGACCACAAAAAAGGAGACAGGCGTTCAACAAGACCCAGAGAACTTGGCAGGTCCTGCCAAGCCCAGAGTGCTGCCTCACCTCAAGACCTCTATGCCTTCCACTAGCTGGGCTTGCCGACCTGGTCTTCTTAGCAGAGCGTTCTCCTCACCTGGATGTGGGCAGTGGTGTCCCTACGGAAGTCCTTCTTCAGGGTGGGTTCCCATCGGCTCAACAGGCCCTCCAGGAGAGTTGAAATATCCTCGTGGCTCAGGCTTTTTCCACCTCCATTCCCACTGGCCCCCTGCAGCTCCAGCAACTCCAGCCTGATGGCCTCCTTCTGCCAACGTGCAGAGTATTCAGAAGCCAGAGTTTCCAGCCGCCTTTCTAGGGCATGAACCTTGGACAGGACATGCTGTTCAGCCTTgggaacaaggaggaaaacacacaaagatgaaaagtctcttaggaggaggaacaaggagcactgggcatttgttaagcaccactGTGTGCCCGAGGTGGGGCTGAGTGCTGAGAACACAAGGACCAAGAAGGAAACCTTTCTTGTG is part of the Notamacropus eugenii isolate mMacEug1 chromosome 3, mMacEug1.pri_v2, whole genome shotgun sequence genome and harbors:
- the LOC140534738 gene encoding SUN domain-containing protein 2-like encodes the protein MMSRRSQRLSHRYHVDDDGGSSSSSSGGSSLVAGQHTAFKDSPLRTLKRKSGSVKRLSPAPHLGPASNPHTTYYSESVVSESYVRGPRVASVDKSSILQDQLDSDVYWSGDLVRRRRGLGGAEKSKINGLNEGKVTYDIYGSSSGYSSEDDSAGHTLMDQPGSASSLRNAASQVGAFLWVAITFPGWLFGLFYWWLGTTCYRLTTAASLLDVFVLTRSFSTLKKLFLLLLMLLLLASLAYGAWYFYPYGLQTFHPAMLSWWAAKGSNRREEVWEAGESTPYFQAEQHVLSKVHALERRLETLASEYSARWQKEAIRLELLELQGASGNGGGKSLSHEDISTLLEGLLSRWEPTLKKDFRRDTTAHIQEALTTLRAEHRQDLDNVLKKISQASQELESWVLQLKSEWQSLAQEALQENILKAMGPLEAQLAGLRQELAALSQRQAAAAEEVDLWPQKMAALRSDVESQFPAWISQYLLRDKGAKAGLLQLEEVQAQLRDLEHRILTQVAEGQVKSASEAAASLRLTLHKEGVTGVTEEDVHQIVNEALKRYSEDRIGLVDYALESSGASIISSRCSETYDTKTALLSLFGIPLWYYFQSPRAILQPDVYPGNCWAFRGPQGFAVVRLSARIHLTAVTLEHVPKALSPISNIPSAPKDFVILGLNEDSQSEGVALGHFTYDNAGESIQTFHFQGNDTAPYQVVELRILSNWGHPEYTCIYRFRVHGKPAN